AATGCCAAGTCGTTCGAGATGAACGCGTAGAAGCTAAGGAACAGATGCTGAAAGAAAATGAGATGCTCCGCAGCATGTATTTCCCAGAAGACGGCATCATGGAAGTCCTCTATATAAAGGATGCTACTGCTACTTTTTGTTCTTTTACCGGGGAGCCGGAAACAATCCGCTTCTAGGCCCACCTTCCCACTATTTAAAGAAACAA
The genomic region above belongs to Aminipila butyrica and contains:
- a CDS encoding pyridoxamine 5'-phosphate oxidase family protein, yielding MATCDGDQPRVRPFGAVSELDGRIYIITNNQKKCYQQMMANPKVEISAMGKDGTWIRLECQVVRDERVEAKEQMLKENEMLRSMYFPEDGIMEVLYIKDATATFCSFTGEPETIRF